The Verrucomicrobium spinosum DSM 4136 = JCM 18804 DNA segment ACGAAGCCGCCGCCGTTCTGCACGAAGGTCTCGAAACTCTTCTGCACGTCCTCCGGCCAGTCGGCCCCGTTGTAATTGCTCACCACCACCGCGTAGTCGGCGAACTTCGGCTGCCACGTCTTCCAGGCCTCGGCGGGCGAGTTTTTCACTGGCGCGGTGGAGACGGTCACGGTGAAGGCCCCGCTGCTCTCCAGCGCGTGCACCAGCACCGGCGTGGTGTTTTGCCAGTTGTGGTTGTTCTGACCGTCCACGATCAGGACCTTGAGTTTGTCCGCTGCGGTGGCGGTGACGGCGACCAGCAGGGCCGCAGCGAGAGTGAAGGTGTGCAGAAGGCGGTGCAGTTTCATAGGAGGATCGGGGCACAGGTACGACGGCCCGGCCCATGTCTTGCAGAAGGGTGGCGCAACTTCTCCCAAAGCGGGAACCCCCGAGCTTTCGGGGGTTCCGGCGGATATGTATAAGAAGCGCCAGGGGAGTGGAGTTTTTCTGTACCTTTGCCTCGTCTCGCATCCCACCCTCTCATGAACTTCCAACTCCGTCGTCGCTCTTCCGTGCTCGTGGCCTGCTCCCTGGCCGCCTTGGTCTCTGTTTCTCCGTTCGCCTTTGCCGCACCCGGAGCTGCCCTCGCTGGAGTGAAGACGCAGACGGATCTGGACAAGGTGATAGCGGAGACGGCGGATGCGAAGCTCAAGCAGGCCATCAAAGACAACGCCGCCGCCATTCTCGCCGCCGCCAATGAGAAGACGCACGTGGAGGCCATCCTGAAGGCCATCGAGATCTCGCCTGGAAAGGTGGAGAAGATCAATGCCACGCCCGACAGCCTCAAACAAGCTGCGGGTGGGGACATCGCCCTCTTCGACACTCTGAAGACAGTGGATCTAGGCATCCCCAACGCCGGTCCACATGACCACCGCAAGACCGATCCCTATGATGCGGCCTTCTTCGAGCACGTGGGCCAGCTTTCCAAGATTGAGTCGCTCAACATCATCGCCACGAAGTGCAGCGATGACTGGATCGCCCCTCTGGGCAAGCTCAAGACCCTGAAGACGCTCAAGTTCACGAACAACGGCAAACTCAGCGACGCCGGTCTGGAGAAGCTCGCCGGACTGAACCAGCTCGAAGCGTTCTCGTTTGTCGGCACCGGGATGCAGGGGCATGCGTATGCCAAGTTTGAGGGGTGGACAGCCCTTACCCGCGTGAGCCATCGCGGCAGCAGCATCGATGACGAAGGCCTCACCCTGCTCTGCGCGAAGTTTCCCAATCTGGAGAGCATCAGCCTCGCCCACGCGAAGTGCGGGGATGCCGGCGTCGCCCAATTGCCCAAGCTCACCAAGCTGAAAGGCCTGGAGCTCGGCAGCAAGAACGCCACTCCCGGCAGCCTCGTCCACGTGGCCAAGATGTCTCTGGAGTACCTGCAACTGGGTGATGGTCTCGATGCCCCGGAAGGCATTGCCGCCATCAAAGGCATGACCACCCTCCGCCGCCTCACCCTGACCAACGCCAAGTCCCTTGGTGATGCCGACCTGCAGGCAGTGGCCGGCATCAAGGGCCTGGAAAGCCTCGAGCTCAACAGTGTGGAACTCACCGACGAACGCCTCCCTCTGCTGAAATCCTTCTCCCATCTCAAGGAGTTGCGCATCGTGAATCGCCCCAAGGGCTACACCCCTGAAGTGCAGGCCAAGGTGAAGGAACTCCTGCCCAAGGTGACGCTGAAGTTTGAGTAGGCAGATGACGCGGTTCGATCTAGGAACCAACCCCTCTGAACTCCAACCTGTGACTTCCAACGAAGCGGGTTGGAGTTTCGTTTTTAAGCGGTGAAGCTCGACCCACATCTGGCGGCGCTCACGCTCACCTCAAACTCACCACGCCAAGATGTCGTCGTAGCGGGTTGGAGTACCGACTTCAGTCGGTCGTAGCTCCTCAGTCGCACCACCTCACGCGCCCACCACCCTCATGGGTCTCCAAGTCTGCCGGAGAATCGTAGAATAATCCGTCGGCTTCCGCACCTGAAGCTCTATCCCCAGAGAACCCAAGGTTGACTCGCTTAGGGCTCGTCAACCTTGGGCTGTGCTACGTATCCCTTTCAGGGATAAAATACGGATCTCTCTGCGAGTTTGCGTCACTCCCAGATTCAACTCGATACCTCCGCAAGCCGAGCCCGTATCCTCCGTCCAATCCCACCCTCAGCACCTTGACGCACTGCCCACTGACGTACTGACGTACTGACGTACTGACCCAATGGACCTCTTCGCGCCCGACCCCTCTGCCAACCTGCTGCCCTGCGATGGCATCACGCTCTACCACGGTCGCATCTTCACTCCCACCAACGCGGACCATTACCTCACTGCCCTCACCGCCACCCTGCAATGGGCGCATGACGAAGTCGTCCTCTACGGCCGTCGCATCACCACGGCTCGCAAGGTGGCCTGGTATGGCGAGGCCCCCTTTGCCTACACCTACTCCGGCACCACCAAGACCGCTCTTCCCTGGACCTCCGAGCTGCGCGAAATCAAAGCCCTCGTCGAAAAGACCACCGGCACCACCTACAACTCCTGCCTGGCCAATCTCTACCACACTGGCGAGGAAGGCATGGGCTGGCACAGCGACGATGAAAAGGTGATGTGTAAGAACACCTCCATTGCCTCCATCAGCCTCGGGGCCGAGCGCAAGTTCGCCTTCAAACACAAAGCCCGCCCCGACCTCGGCACCATCTCCCTCCTCCTGGAACACGGCAGCCTCCTGGAAATGAAAGGTGCCACCCAAACCCACTGGCTCCATCGCCTGCCGCCGACAAAGAAAGTGAGTGAGCCGAGAGTGAACCTCACCTTCAGGACCTTCGGTGCGAATTATAAATGATAAATGATGAATTATAAATGAAGTTTCCTCTATCCAGTCGGCGCCAGGCAACCTGGATGCTGGTTCGAAATTTATCATTTATCATTTCAAATTTATAGCTCCTGCTTTCCTACGCCGCGAACAACGGCCTTTCCGCACCCGCCAGCTCCACGCCTGCCTCTGCCAGCCGGGCCTGCACCTCTGCGATATGCCCCCGGTCCCGGGTTTCCACGGTGCATAGTACGTGCACCCGGGACAAGTCAGGTCCTGCGAAGGTGCGGTTGTGCACGATCTCCGTGACATTGGCCCCGGCTTGGGCCAGCACGGATGAGAGATGCACCAGCCCGCCGGGGCGGTCGCTGATGAGCGCGTCGAAGCGGTAGATCCGCCCGTCCGCTGCCAGGCCGCGCTCGATCACCCGGCTGTGGGCGAGGGGATCGATGTTTCCACCGGTGAGCAGCAGCACCACGCGCTTGCCCGCCAGATCGGGCAGCAGTCCTGCGAGCATGGCGGCCAGCCCGGTGGCGCCTGCTCCTTCGATGACGCACTTGTCCAGCTCGGCCAGGCGCAGCATGGCCAGGGCCAGGGCTTCCTCCCCTACGCTGACCATGCGATGCACCAGTGGTTTCGCGATTTGCAGCGTGTTCTTGCCCGCCTCGGCCACCGCCAGGCCATCGGCCAGCGTGAACCTCGTGGAGATGTGGACGGGTTCGCCTGCCTGGAGCCCCGCGGCAAAGCAGGCGGCATTGGCAGGCTCCACCCCGATGATCTGGAGATCCGGCTTCAGCGCGTGCAAGACCGTGGCCACCCCGGCCAAGAGACCACCTCCACCCACTGGCACGATGATCGCGTCCGCATCCGGCACCTGCTCCAGGATCTCAAAGGCCAGCGTACCCTGGCCGGCGATCACCTGCGGATCATCAAAGGGATGCACGTACTTGAGTTGCAGCGCCGCCGCCATCCGCATGGCCTCACTGCGGGCCTCGTCAAAGGTGTCGCCATGCAGCACCACATTGGCCCCAAACCGGCGGCAGCGGGCCACCTTCACCAGCGGGGCGAATCTTGGCATCACGACCGTCACCGGGATGTTCATCTGGCGACCGTGCCAGGCGAGGCCCAGAGCGTGGTTGCCGGCCGAGGCGGCGATCACCCCTCGCTGGGTCTCCTCCGCCGTGAGTTGCGCCAGCGCATTGCGCGCCCCTCGTTCCTTGAAGCTCCCCGTCCGCTGGAGGTGTTCCTGTTTGCAATAGACATGTGCTCCAGTCAGCTCGCTCAGTGCGGCCGACTCCACACAGGGCGTCCGGGCCACCGCCCCCTGGATGCGCAGACGGGCGGCAACGATCTCCGAAAGGGAAACGCTGGCGGCTGAGGAGGCGGGTTTGGCAGTGGAGGAAGGATTCATGATGGGAGGAAAAGTCTGGGCAGATAAACAAAAAGCCCCGGGTGGAACACCCAGGGCTGCGGAGGAGAGTCGTGATCGAAAATCAGTGCACGCTCAGCCCTGCCCCGGATGGGAGCCAATAATGATCGCAATGATCATGATCGAGGCAGGTGAAGTGAGCGCCATTTGTGCCGGAAAAGTTCCCCAGATTGCCCTCTTGTCAAGCCCGCCCCGCTGCGCGGGGAGACACAAGACTAGAAGACGTCAGACTCCAGACCTGATCCTCCAAACGACGTACAACCGCATTGGGGAGCGCAGTCGGCTCGACTGCCACAAGGGTGGCCCGCCCGCGTAGCACCTCCACCAAC contains these protein-coding regions:
- a CDS encoding G protein-coupled receptor LGR4; this translates as MNFQLRRRSSVLVACSLAALVSVSPFAFAAPGAALAGVKTQTDLDKVIAETADAKLKQAIKDNAAAILAAANEKTHVEAILKAIEISPGKVEKINATPDSLKQAAGGDIALFDTLKTVDLGIPNAGPHDHRKTDPYDAAFFEHVGQLSKIESLNIIATKCSDDWIAPLGKLKTLKTLKFTNNGKLSDAGLEKLAGLNQLEAFSFVGTGMQGHAYAKFEGWTALTRVSHRGSSIDDEGLTLLCAKFPNLESISLAHAKCGDAGVAQLPKLTKLKGLELGSKNATPGSLVHVAKMSLEYLQLGDGLDAPEGIAAIKGMTTLRRLTLTNAKSLGDADLQAVAGIKGLESLELNSVELTDERLPLLKSFSHLKELRIVNRPKGYTPEVQAKVKELLPKVTLKFE
- a CDS encoding alpha-ketoglutarate-dependent dioxygenase AlkB family protein is translated as MDLFAPDPSANLLPCDGITLYHGRIFTPTNADHYLTALTATLQWAHDEVVLYGRRITTARKVAWYGEAPFAYTYSGTTKTALPWTSELREIKALVEKTTGTTYNSCLANLYHTGEEGMGWHSDDEKVMCKNTSIASISLGAERKFAFKHKARPDLGTISLLLEHGSLLEMKGATQTHWLHRLPPTKKVSEPRVNLTFRTFGANYK
- the ilvA gene encoding threonine ammonia-lyase encodes the protein MNPSSTAKPASSAASVSLSEIVAARLRIQGAVARTPCVESAALSELTGAHVYCKQEHLQRTGSFKERGARNALAQLTAEETQRGVIAASAGNHALGLAWHGRQMNIPVTVVMPRFAPLVKVARCRRFGANVVLHGDTFDEARSEAMRMAAALQLKYVHPFDDPQVIAGQGTLAFEILEQVPDADAIIVPVGGGGLLAGVATVLHALKPDLQIIGVEPANAACFAAGLQAGEPVHISTRFTLADGLAVAEAGKNTLQIAKPLVHRMVSVGEEALALAMLRLAELDKCVIEGAGATGLAAMLAGLLPDLAGKRVVLLLTGGNIDPLAHSRVIERGLAADGRIYRFDALISDRPGGLVHLSSVLAQAGANVTEIVHNRTFAGPDLSRVHVLCTVETRDRGHIAEVQARLAEAGVELAGAERPLFAA